Genomic segment of Sediminispirochaeta bajacaliforniensis DSM 16054:
CGTCATTTCCCGCCCAATCGAAATCACCCGGGGCAATCTTGTCATGCTCCCGAAGGAAGCCGAGCAATTCTCCAATATGAGAAAGCCGTTCTCCCGGCCCTTCGCCGCCCATGAGAACCGCGGTACGGACCGTCATGGAAAGAGGAGGCTTTACCAAGGCCTCCACCATCTTCCCCTCTTTACTACTACGGCGAATTTGGATTCTGTTCATCATGTTGTCCCTCTTTTCCTCCCGAAAACCAAGGAAAGTGATCATGCATACAGGCCCCTGAACTTCCGAAAATCCGTCGAAAAAACCAACCGCAACCCCTCCATCCCGCGCAAAGAAGTCCTCAACAAGCTCCTTCATCTCTTTGAGCACATAGCCCATGATCCGATGCTGCTCGTAGGCCATCAGTACACACTCTTCCGTTCTTCAACGGTGACATCCTGTACAAAGAGCAGGGCGTCTTCTCCGAGGGAAATCGCATCATCTTCGAAACCGGTGGTAAGATTTCGAATACTCACCTCTTCTACATGGTGTACCTCAGGGATCTTTTCGATGACAGCGCCTACCACATCCTTTTGAAGAGGAAAACCGAAGCCCCAGCCATTGCCCCCCTCGCCGCCGTAAAGAGGATGAAGATAACGCTTTACGGTCTTTTCGATTTTTTCTTTGATATAGCCACTTTCGACAACCTCTTTTTTCAACACGATCTTGGTGGCAATTTTAACTTCCGTATAGACAGGACCTTCCACACGCAGGCGGGTGCCGATCATCTTACGATCAAAAAGATACGCCTTGACCCGGCGAAGCAGCTCCTGAGTCGGATACGGTTTGTGGTCGGCATCTACCTCCCCGTATATTCTGGGAACAATCACAACACGAATCTCGCCGTTGGAACCGAGGCGAGAAAGGCATTTTGCCCGTGCGACCGATGCAGAGGCCTCAAGGGAAAGCCACTCGAAATCCTCGGCGGTAACCGCCCGATTGAGACTTTTCATCACCCCGGCGGCTCTGGCTTTCAAACCGTCAAGGCTTTCAAAATCGGCTCCCCCCTCGGCGGGATAGGGATTCTCGACCCCGGCAAGAAAGGGAATGTTCTCTCTCAGCACACGAATGGAACCAGCGCCCACGTTTCCAATCTCGCCGCCGCCGGTCCAGTACTCTTCGGCAACAATGTTATTTTTCACCCTCGGAGGAATGACACCTTTGACACCATCGCCAAACACAATCCTATTTTCCTGAAAATCGAGGAGATAATGACGTGAATAGGGTTTTGAGGAAAGAAAGTTGTCCACACAGTGGTAGCGGACCCAAACCTCTTCCTTGCCGTTTCCAAGCTTTTTTACCTGGATTGCACCCTTTCCCTCTTCCCGGATGATCTCCTCCCTTTCTTTCTCAGGGGGAAGCGAGGCCTCTTTCACCATAAGACGAAGCCCTGGAAGAACGGGTTTGCGTACGAGCTCAAAGCCCTGGTTCGGTGTTCCTCCAGAGCCGCCAAGGATCTCTTTTCGATGCGTTCTTCGGTGGATCCCGTATACGGAATTGAGAAGGATATCTTTGACAACAGGTATCGACTCGAAACTCCCGGCCTCAAACACAACCCTTACCCAGAACAAATCTTTTCCAAAATCCTCATGCGGAGAAAAATCATCCGGCAGCTGAAACTCCACGAACCCCGATTCATGAAAGCCATCGGTATAATCGTTGACAGAAAGAGGGGTATACCCCTCACCGTTCCAGTACTGCCAGGAAAGGGTAAGGAAACGCTTTGTCCGTTTTTTTCCGACGCCTTTGTCCACTGAGCTGCTGCGAACAAAATAGTTGGCAGATTCAAGGACCCGATTCCGTTCATCAATTCTAAAATAGACCGAAGCATTATTACCGGGAAAGGCCCGGTCAAAACCAAAATAGACCACGGGAAAATCCTCGGAATCCAAGGCGAAAAGGGAAATCTCTTCTTTATCTTCTTCGGATCGGGCATTCTCGACCATGGTCTGGCTAAGATCCCGATAGGAAAAATTGTCGTACACAATGGCTTTTCTAACAGGAGTCTTCTTTGCATCATAGGAAAGGCGCAAGCGGCTAAAGAACGGCATGGAGATCTCTTCGTCAAATCCCCACTCCATGCTCCCTGAATCACCGGCCTGATATTGGCCCCCCTTGCCAAGGTCTCCGGCAGAAATCCGAATTCGCAACCAAAAGTGCTCGCTTCCGTTCACTTCACAGGGCTGTATATCTGCAGGGCAATCAAACGAAAGAATGCCGGAACGGGAAAAGCCGTAGGTATCATCATCAAGACGACACGTTCCATAGGAACGAGCCGGTGCAGAAACACTGGAGAAGCCAAGCTGAATCCAATCCCGGCCATTCCAGTACTCATAGCGGTACTGTATGGAACGATTACCTTCCGCCCCGTCATTCATTTCGCCTAAGCCAAAACGAATCGACACCCGGGAACCCGTCTTACTTAAAACCTCGTCCGATGCAATATACAGCGCATCGTTATACTTAGGCTGCTTTGGGAATATCTTGAAATCGACCCCAAAATCGATCGGTGTAAAGACCATATTCTCCTGATTACTCAGACATACGTCAGGAAGCAGCCCGTCTCCTTGGAAAATCAATTTGGAAAGAAGTGAAAGTACCGAA
This window contains:
- a CDS encoding putative baseplate assembly protein, with the protein product MDDRTYKDILDQAISLIPHYCPEWTNHNPTDPGITLLELFSWMTEMTIYRLNKVPEKTYLALLDLLGLTLSPPQSARVLLTFHPVDGYKDAVFLKQGLQVGTEAKNGSEPVVFETEKSLSVCNIALAASYGRLGDKITDNVSELKRKGSFRLFDAAAEIERKIYIEASVFEFLKEPNTVSLTFDTTYSITSVNDEIIAVLSWEYWNGSKWVDLEVFSSVDNNRKEDNQIFFKGPLDIVPTAIQNAEGYFLRASVRKIPDDHKCFSVLSLLSKLIFQGDGLLPDVCLSNQENMVFTPIDFGVDFKIFPKQPKYNDALYIASDEVLSKTGSRVSIRFGLGEMNDGAEGNRSIQYRYEYWNGRDWIQLGFSSVSAPARSYGTCRLDDDTYGFSRSGILSFDCPADIQPCEVNGSEHFWLRIRISAGDLGKGGQYQAGDSGSMEWGFDEEISMPFFSRLRLSYDAKKTPVRKAIVYDNFSYRDLSQTMVENARSEEDKEEISLFALDSEDFPVVYFGFDRAFPGNNASVYFRIDERNRVLESANYFVRSSSVDKGVGKKRTKRFLTLSWQYWNGEGYTPLSVNDYTDGFHESGFVEFQLPDDFSPHEDFGKDLFWVRVVFEAGSFESIPVVKDILLNSVYGIHRRTHRKEILGGSGGTPNQGFELVRKPVLPGLRLMVKEASLPPEKEREEIIREEGKGAIQVKKLGNGKEEVWVRYHCVDNFLSSKPYSRHYLLDFQENRIVFGDGVKGVIPPRVKNNIVAEEYWTGGGEIGNVGAGSIRVLRENIPFLAGVENPYPAEGGADFESLDGLKARAAGVMKSLNRAVTAEDFEWLSLEASASVARAKCLSRLGSNGEIRVVIVPRIYGEVDADHKPYPTQELLRRVKAYLFDRKMIGTRLRVEGPVYTEVKIATKIVLKKEVVESGYIKEKIEKTVKRYLHPLYGGEGGNGWGFGFPLQKDVVGAVIEKIPEVHHVEEVSIRNLTTGFEDDAISLGEDALLFVQDVTVEERKSVY